In Phragmites australis chromosome 17, lpPhrAust1.1, whole genome shotgun sequence, the following are encoded in one genomic region:
- the LOC133897828 gene encoding LOB domain-containing protein 6-like: protein MTSSPSSSKPPPHLLLHVDTTATANSSAVSSPSASSAHSSRTPCPSAGGSGGGTGQNQACAACKYQRRKCNPDCPLARYFPADQQRRFLNAHRLFGVSNIQKTLRRIDPELGPEAMHTLIYQSEARAADPIHGCVRIIKELERQLNMTRVELANVYHQIAIYRQAAAVDPLADPTMLLPPAATAAVSGQDNVVAMDAIYAGQEPVPAGAGVVFHDQQEYHVLKVEDQDHPPPHQLYDYFCYDGTACDEATSHDASVQQYGYANAGVKAGSPVELSEQLEQHCQIEAAPFVDAFDVKPQHLPLSMEHHGHAGVEQPEENVTAVLKYHADQPATSAAQCHLELGFSSF, encoded by the coding sequence AtgacctcctccccctcctcctcaaaGCCACCAccacacctcctcctccacgtcgacaccaccgccaccgccaacAGCTCGGCCGTTTCCTCCCCCTCCGCGTCATCCGCCCACTCCTCCCGCACCCCGTGCCCCTCCGCcggcggcagcggtggcggaACCGGGCAGAATCAGGCGTGCGCGGCGTGCAAGTACCAGCGGCGCAAGTGCAACCCAGACTGCCCGCTGGCCCGCTACTTCCCCGCCGACCAGCAGCGCCGCTTCCTCAACGCGCACCGCCTCTTCGGCGTCAGCAACATCCAGAAGACGCTGCGCCGGATCGACCCGGAGCTCGGCCCCGAAGCCATGCACACGCTCATCTACCAGTCCGAGGCCCGCGCTGCCGACCCCATCCACGGCTGCGTCCGCATCATCAAAGAACTCGAGCGACAGCTCAACATGACTAGGGTAGAGCTCGCCAACGTTTACCACCAGATCGCGATCTACCGCCAGGCGGCCGCCGTGGACCCGCTCGCCGACCCGACCATGCTCCTACCTCCGGCTGCTACCGCAGCCGTGTCTGGCCAGGACAACGTCGTCGCCATGGATGCGATCTACGCCGGTCAGGAACCCGTCCCGGCCGGCGCCGGCGTTGTCTTCCATGACCAGCAAGAGTACCATGTCCTCAAGGTCGAGGACCAGGACCATCCTCCGCCGCATCAGCTTTACGACTACTTCTGTTACGATGGGACCGCCTGCGACGAGGCGACCAGCCACGACGCGAGCGTGCAGCAATACGGTTATGCCAACGCCGGCGTCAAGGCCGGGTCGCCGGTGGAGCTCAGCGAGCAGCTGGAACAGCACTGCCAGATCGAGGCGGCGCCGTTTGTGGACGCGTTCGACGTGAAGCCCCAGCACCTACCCTTATCGATGGAGCATCACGGCCATGCCGGCGTCGAGCAGCCGGAAGAGAATGTGACCGCCGTGTTGAAGTACCACGCAGATCAGCCAGCGACCTCAGCGGCGCAATGCCACTTGGAGTTaggcttctcctccttctaa